One Mycolicibacterium goodii genomic region harbors:
- a CDS encoding phytanoyl-CoA dioxygenase family protein — translation MIEDRLIEEFMRDGFVKLEHTVDIEVADAARDLLWERLGLSPDGPWTEPVVWTGDFTGTGPFSQLTRSPVLTDALDRLCGRDGWVRRFALGNIPVRFPVRPGADDRGWHIDANTPVTADSWAVTGRPHTMLLLTLLSEVGPDDAPTRIRVGSHRDVAGVLGPDDPVDFVASGALVDRASAGRPVARATGRPGDMYLVHPFTVHAADEHRGTRPRFMAQTPIVLTEPLSPDHPGPLACAWRQ, via the coding sequence ATGATCGAAGACAGGTTGATCGAAGAGTTCATGCGCGACGGATTCGTCAAACTCGAACACACCGTGGACATCGAGGTGGCCGACGCGGCAAGAGATCTGCTGTGGGAGCGCCTCGGTCTGTCACCTGACGGCCCGTGGACCGAGCCCGTGGTGTGGACCGGCGACTTCACCGGCACCGGCCCGTTTTCCCAGCTGACGCGCAGCCCGGTGCTGACCGATGCGCTAGATCGACTGTGCGGCCGCGACGGTTGGGTGCGGCGTTTCGCGCTCGGCAACATCCCGGTGCGGTTCCCGGTGCGTCCAGGCGCGGACGACCGGGGTTGGCACATCGACGCCAACACCCCGGTGACCGCCGACAGTTGGGCGGTGACCGGAAGGCCGCACACCATGCTGCTGCTCACCCTGCTCTCCGAGGTGGGTCCCGACGACGCGCCGACACGGATCCGGGTGGGCTCCCACCGCGACGTCGCCGGTGTGCTCGGTCCCGACGACCCTGTCGACTTCGTCGCCTCCGGTGCGCTGGTCGACCGCGCCAGCGCGGGACGACCCGTCGCGCGGGCCACCGGGCGGCCGGGGGACATGTACCTGGTGCACCCGTTCACGGTGCACGCCGCCGACGAACATCGCGGCACGCGACCACGTTTCATGGCGCAGACGCCGATCGTGCTCACCGAACCGTTGAGCCCTGATCACCCGGGGCCGTTGGCCTGCGCGTGGCGGCAGTGA